One genomic window of Actinomycetes bacterium includes the following:
- the asnB gene encoding asparagine synthase (glutamine-hydrolyzing), protein MCGIAGVYNVPATAGQLAAMSRAIAHRGPDAEGSWTHDEDGRHVWLGHRRLSIIDLSEAANQPFAKDGLVLVFNGEIYNYQALRRELAAAGARFRTSSDTEVLLEAWRHWGPGCLDRVRGMFAFALYDERTGALVLARDHFGIKPLFYALLDSGVAFGSELKALRPVLGERPEVDPCALVASLMYYWVPEEHCVYRGVAKLPPGSWLEVAPDGSHRLRRYWDPRTALTAPPEREVDVHALRTVLEESVAAHLVADVPISTFLSGGLDSSLLTVLAARHNRDIDSYTISFRAEDQRFEAMPDDLAYARKLAGRHGIRLHEVELAPDVADLLPRMVHTLDEPIGDAAAINAFLICQAAREAGVKVLLSGMGADELFGGYRKHYAGLLASRYRRLPGILRNGLIEPVVHRLPVASRRRGYRSVRFAKRFVAFAGLPEEAAFRRSYTHYDVAEFHELLDPELWPHVDRLVAEHAAVYAEGPDHDQVNRMCYTDTRMFLPGLNLAYTDRVSMAVSTEVRVPYVDKDVVAAAFAIPGAAKIVRTERKAILKQAAEPWLPREIVYRPKGLFSAPLRAWIRRDLQDMVEDLVAGGNLVTSGMLDKTAVRALIDDDRSGVADRSKEIWQLLTLELWHRQQSQ, encoded by the coding sequence ATGTGCGGGATAGCGGGGGTCTACAACGTGCCCGCCACGGCCGGGCAGCTGGCCGCGATGTCACGGGCGATCGCGCACCGGGGGCCGGACGCCGAGGGCTCCTGGACCCACGACGAGGACGGCCGTCACGTCTGGCTCGGTCACCGGCGCCTGTCCATCATCGACCTGTCCGAGGCGGCCAACCAGCCGTTCGCCAAGGACGGGCTCGTCCTGGTGTTCAACGGCGAGATCTACAACTACCAGGCGCTTCGGCGCGAGCTGGCGGCGGCCGGTGCCCGTTTCCGGACCAGCTCGGACACCGAGGTGCTGCTCGAGGCGTGGCGGCACTGGGGCCCGGGCTGCCTCGACCGCGTCCGTGGCATGTTCGCGTTCGCGCTCTACGACGAGCGGACCGGCGCGCTCGTCCTCGCCCGCGACCACTTCGGCATCAAGCCCCTGTTCTACGCGCTGCTGGACTCAGGGGTCGCGTTCGGCTCGGAGCTGAAGGCCCTGCGGCCGGTCCTGGGCGAGCGCCCCGAGGTCGACCCGTGCGCGCTCGTCGCCTCGCTGATGTACTACTGGGTACCGGAGGAGCACTGCGTCTACCGGGGCGTTGCCAAGCTCCCTCCCGGCTCCTGGCTCGAGGTGGCCCCGGACGGGTCGCACCGCCTGCGGCGCTACTGGGACCCGCGCACGGCGCTGACCGCGCCGCCCGAGCGCGAGGTCGACGTCCACGCGCTGCGGACCGTGCTCGAGGAGTCGGTCGCCGCCCACCTGGTCGCCGACGTGCCGATCTCGACGTTCCTGTCGGGCGGGCTCGACTCGAGCCTGCTCACTGTGCTCGCGGCGCGCCACAACCGCGACATCGACAGCTACACGATCTCGTTCCGGGCCGAGGACCAGCGCTTCGAGGCGATGCCCGACGACCTCGCCTATGCCCGCAAGCTGGCCGGCAGGCACGGCATCCGGCTCCACGAGGTCGAGCTGGCGCCCGACGTCGCCGACCTGCTCCCCCGGATGGTGCACACCCTCGACGAGCCGATCGGCGACGCCGCCGCGATCAACGCCTTCCTGATCTGCCAGGCCGCCCGGGAGGCCGGGGTCAAGGTGCTGCTCTCCGGCATGGGCGCCGACGAGCTGTTCGGCGGCTACCGCAAGCACTACGCGGGCCTGCTCGCCTCCAGGTACCGCCGCCTGCCCGGGATCCTGCGCAACGGGCTGATCGAACCGGTCGTGCACCGGCTCCCGGTGGCCAGCCGGCGGCGCGGCTACCGCTCCGTGCGCTTCGCCAAGCGGTTCGTGGCGTTCGCCGGCCTCCCCGAGGAGGCCGCGTTCCGGCGCAGCTACACCCATTACGACGTGGCCGAGTTCCACGAGCTGCTCGACCCCGAGCTGTGGCCCCACGTGGACCGGCTCGTGGCCGAGCACGCGGCCGTCTATGCCGAAGGTCCCGACCACGACCAGGTCAACCGCATGTGCTACACCGACACCCGGATGTTCCTGCCCGGCCTGAACCTGGCCTACACCGACCGGGTCAGCATGGCGGTCTCGACCGAGGTGCGAGTGCCCTACGTCGACAAGGACGTGGTCGCCGCGGCGTTCGCGATCCCGGGAGCGGCCAAGATCGTCCGCACCGAGCGCAAGGCCATCCTCAAGCAGGCCGCCGAGCCCTGGCTGCCCCGCGAGATCGTCTACCGTCCCAAGGGCCTGTTCAGCGCGCCGCTGCGGGCCTGGATCCGCCGCGACCTGCAGGACATGGTCGAGGACCTGGTGGCCGGCGGGAACCTGGTCACCTCCGGGATGCTCGACAAGACCGCCGTGCGCGCCCTGATCGACGACGACCGCTCGGGCGTCGCGGACCGGTCCAAGGAGATCTGGCAGCTCCTGACCCTCGAGCTCTGGCACCGCCAGCAGTCCCAGTGA
- a CDS encoding sugar transferase, which yields MARRHLQTAATHAQTTAANGSHEPPRSGAPVASEDLTLVWAGETAPGEPRGAAALSLARDSGTLRRYRRISLGLAVSDALCVVAALVVSYYLRYPWPVRPMPAGETAVVVLAPLLWVGVFHAFDLYRPQHLSGHEELRRTIGATSLGIVLLVMASYWSKSSFSRSWVALAWVLALALELVVRRGWRAYLWHQRRAGRLRFRTLVVGGTPEAGRLVEILRDPESGYTPLGYVLASAPTLSANSLPVLGEIGDLRLLIREHAADCLFVASTAVTVDDMSRVAQAARLEGVEVRVSSNLPQTLTSRLSLQTVGPAVALAMRPVLLSGRQAAMKRAFDILAASAALVVSFPLWGLIAAAIRLTSRGPVLFHQERVTKGGRVFLMHKFRSMRTGVDVDADTTKPFFKLDADPRLTRVGAFIRRASLDELPQFWNVLKGEMSIVGPRPLPADQVAANLELLSPRQEVPAGVTGWWQIKGRSRVTPEEALRLDLFYIENWSLTLDLYILVKTFSAVLGRSGAF from the coding sequence GTGGCTCGTAGGCACCTCCAGACCGCCGCGACCCACGCCCAGACCACCGCCGCCAACGGGTCCCACGAGCCGCCCCGGTCGGGTGCGCCCGTCGCCAGCGAGGACCTCACGCTCGTCTGGGCCGGCGAGACCGCCCCGGGGGAGCCGAGGGGAGCGGCGGCACTGTCCCTCGCCCGCGACAGCGGGACGCTCCGCCGTTACCGGCGGATCAGCCTCGGCCTGGCCGTCTCCGACGCGCTCTGCGTGGTGGCCGCGCTGGTGGTGTCGTACTACCTCCGCTACCCGTGGCCGGTGCGGCCCATGCCGGCTGGGGAGACCGCCGTCGTGGTGCTCGCCCCGCTCCTCTGGGTCGGGGTCTTCCACGCCTTCGACCTGTACCGGCCCCAGCACCTCTCCGGCCACGAGGAGCTCCGCCGCACCATCGGCGCCACCAGCCTCGGGATCGTCCTGCTGGTGATGGCGAGCTACTGGTCGAAGTCGTCGTTCTCCCGCTCCTGGGTGGCGCTGGCCTGGGTGCTCGCGCTCGCCCTCGAGCTCGTGGTGCGGCGTGGCTGGCGGGCGTACCTGTGGCACCAGCGGCGGGCCGGCCGCCTCCGCTTCCGCACGCTGGTCGTCGGGGGCACCCCGGAGGCGGGACGCCTGGTGGAGATCCTGCGTGACCCGGAGTCCGGCTACACGCCGCTCGGCTACGTGCTGGCCTCCGCCCCGACGCTCTCGGCCAACTCCCTGCCCGTGCTCGGCGAGATCGGCGACCTCCGCCTGCTGATCCGCGAGCACGCCGCGGACTGCCTGTTCGTCGCCTCGACCGCCGTCACCGTCGACGACATGTCCCGGGTCGCCCAGGCCGCGCGCCTGGAGGGCGTCGAGGTGCGGGTCTCGTCGAACCTGCCCCAGACTCTCACCTCGCGGCTGTCGCTGCAGACGGTCGGCCCGGCCGTGGCGCTCGCGATGCGGCCCGTCCTGCTCAGCGGCCGGCAGGCCGCGATGAAGCGCGCTTTCGACATCCTCGCTGCGTCGGCCGCGCTGGTGGTGAGCTTCCCCCTGTGGGGGCTGATCGCCGCCGCGATCCGCCTCACCTCGCGCGGCCCGGTCCTCTTCCACCAGGAACGGGTGACCAAGGGGGGCCGCGTCTTCCTGATGCACAAGTTCCGCTCCATGCGGACCGGCGTGGACGTCGACGCCGACACCACCAAGCCGTTCTTCAAGCTCGACGCCGACCCGCGGCTCACCAGGGTCGGGGCGTTCATCCGCCGCGCCAGCCTCGACGAGCTACCCCAGTTCTGGAACGTCCTCAAGGGCGAGATGAGCATCGTCGGGCCCCGGCCGCTCCCGGCCGACCAGGTGGCCGCCAACCTCGAGCTGCTCAGCCCCCGCCAGGAGGTGCCGGCCGGGGTGACCGGCTGGTGGCAGATCAAGGGCCGCAGCCGGGTGACCCCGGAGGAGGCCCTGCGGCTGGACCTGTTCTACATCGAGAACTGGTCCCTCACGCTGGACCTCTACATCCTGGTCAAGACCTTCAGCGCGGTCCTGGGCCGCAGTGGTGCCTTTTGA
- a CDS encoding helix-turn-helix domain-containing protein, whose amino-acid sequence MPRTQEPSPLDEAVARVGDRWTLLIVQALLGGTRRFNDLQEELPGIAPNVLSQRLKHLEREAVVVSRLYSRRPPRFAYELSASGLELAGALRLLAQWGAQRAGDGEALRHAECGTAMEARWYCPTCARMVADHEADDLHYV is encoded by the coding sequence ATGCCGCGGACCCAAGAGCCTTCGCCCCTGGACGAGGCGGTCGCCCGGGTGGGCGACCGCTGGACGCTGCTGATCGTGCAGGCGCTGCTGGGTGGGACCCGGCGCTTCAACGACCTGCAGGAGGAGCTCCCAGGCATCGCCCCGAACGTGCTGTCGCAGCGGCTGAAGCATCTCGAGCGCGAGGCGGTCGTGGTGAGCCGGCTCTATTCCAGGCGGCCGCCCCGGTTCGCCTACGAACTCAGCGCGTCCGGGCTCGAGCTGGCCGGCGCCCTGCGCCTGCTCGCCCAATGGGGCGCCCAGCGAGCCGGGGACGGCGAGGCGCTCCGCCACGCGGAGTGCGGCACGGCGATGGAGGCACGCTGGTACTGCCCCACCTGCGCCCGCATGGTCGCCGACCACGAGGCGGATGACCTGCACTACGTCTAG
- a CDS encoding S1C family serine protease: MLEELEQAVGRVAQQVGGSVVGIGRGPGRGSGVVVAEGSVATNAHNIRGEETTVVFADGRSAVGRVQGVDVDADLAVVSVDTQGAAPVAWAGEGEAARIGTAVLGLANPGGRLRITFGLVSAVNRAFRGPRGRRITGSLEHTAPMGRGSSGGPVVNAAGRLLGLNTNRLGDGFYLALPADADLRGRLDALARGEAPSRPRLGVGLAPVRVARQLRRAVGLPERDGLLVRAVDESGPAGRAGIRTGDLIVAAGGRELADADELHDVLDGLADDATLALLVVRGTEELTVNVTFGDAESQDVGSA; encoded by the coding sequence ATGCTCGAAGAGCTGGAGCAGGCCGTCGGCAGGGTGGCGCAGCAGGTGGGCGGCTCGGTTGTCGGCATCGGTCGCGGTCCCGGCCGCGGCTCGGGCGTGGTCGTGGCCGAGGGCTCGGTGGCGACCAACGCCCACAACATCCGCGGCGAGGAGACGACCGTGGTCTTCGCCGACGGCCGCAGCGCGGTCGGGCGGGTCCAAGGAGTCGACGTCGACGCCGACCTCGCCGTCGTCTCGGTCGACACCCAGGGTGCCGCGCCGGTCGCCTGGGCCGGCGAGGGGGAGGCGGCCCGGATCGGCACGGCCGTACTCGGCCTGGCCAACCCGGGCGGCCGCCTGCGGATCACGTTCGGGCTGGTCTCGGCGGTGAACCGGGCGTTCCGCGGCCCGCGCGGCCGCCGCATCACCGGCAGCCTCGAGCACACCGCCCCGATGGGCAGGGGCTCCTCCGGCGGCCCGGTGGTCAACGCGGCCGGGCGGCTGCTCGGCCTCAACACCAACCGCCTCGGCGACGGCTTCTACCTGGCCCTCCCGGCCGACGCGGACCTGCGCGGGCGGCTCGACGCACTCGCCAGGGGCGAGGCGCCGTCCCGGCCGCGCCTGGGCGTCGGCCTGGCCCCGGTCCGGGTCGCGAGGCAGCTCCGGCGTGCGGTCGGCCTGCCCGAGCGGGACGGCCTCCTGGTCCGCGCGGTCGACGAGAGCGGCCCGGCCGGCCGGGCCGGCATCCGCACCGGCGACCTGATCGTGGCGGCGGGCGGCCGCGAGCTGGCCGACGCCGACGAGCTGCACGACGTGCTCGACGGGCTGGCCGACGACGCGACCCTGGCCCTGTTGGTCGTCCGCGGCACCGAGGAGCTGACCGTCAACGTCACCTTCGGCGACGCCGAGTCCCAGGACGTCGGCTCGGCCTGA
- a CDS encoding ATP-binding cassette domain-containing protein codes for MGLAVTGQAGDRRPLLATEAVVAVRGGRNVVDGVSLTATAGQVLGVVGPSGSGKSTLLILLAGLELPDAGVVRFEGRDLARLGEAGRRALRRDRIAVVFQGYGLLALLTARENVELPHRVARRDPAAAAAAAEQWLGLLGLAGRADHRTDELSGGEQQRVALARALASGADVLLVDEPTAELDEDNRGRVVGLLRDAADRGACVVVATHDPEVVECCDEVVRLVDGRATRADPHALAGP; via the coding sequence ATGGGCCTGGCGGTGACCGGGCAGGCCGGGGACCGGCGCCCGCTGCTCGCCACCGAGGCGGTGGTCGCCGTCCGCGGCGGGCGCAACGTCGTGGACGGGGTGTCGCTGACGGCCACCGCCGGCCAGGTGCTCGGCGTGGTCGGTCCGTCCGGCTCGGGCAAGTCGACCCTGCTCATCCTGCTCGCCGGCCTCGAGCTGCCCGACGCCGGTGTCGTCCGCTTCGAGGGACGCGACCTGGCCCGGCTCGGCGAGGCGGGGCGGCGGGCGCTGCGCCGCGACCGGATCGCGGTCGTCTTCCAGGGCTACGGGCTGCTGGCGCTGCTCACCGCCCGCGAGAACGTGGAGCTTCCCCACCGGGTGGCCAGGCGCGACCCGGCCGCAGCGGCCGCCGCCGCCGAGCAGTGGCTCGGCCTCCTCGGGCTGGCCGGCCGGGCCGACCACCGCACCGACGAGCTGTCAGGCGGCGAGCAGCAGCGGGTCGCCCTGGCCCGCGCGCTCGCCTCGGGCGCGGACGTCCTGCTCGTGGACGAGCCCACCGCCGAGCTCGACGAGGACAACCGCGGCCGGGTCGTCGGCCTGCTGCGCGACGCCGCCGACCGGGGCGCCTGCGTGGTCGTGGCAACCCACGACCCGGAGGTGGTCGAGTGCTGCGACGAGGTGGTCCGCCTGGTCGACGGCCGCGCGACCCGCGCCGACCCGCACGCCCTGGCCGGCCCTTGA
- a CDS encoding ABC transporter ATP-binding protein: MSVALERVAGGVLEERRARAGERLATCEQLFHIYRLAGQEVVSLQGVDLAVDRGEMLALLGPSGSGKSTLLSILGGLERPSAGRVLVESQDLAKLPETALTAFRRRRVGFVWQVPARNLLPHASAAENLELPMTLARLPAARRRRRAQVLLGAVDLDGVGGKQVRALSGGEQQRLAVAVALANNPPLLLADEPTSQLDRANVARVVEILHTAREELGTTVVVVTHDPEVADRMDRTVTIRDGRVGAEGRAGVEHAVVGPTGSLHLPAHALEVLPPGARAVVEVEGDRVVLRPVDAGPAGGAGGQAAPGHDVDKERR, translated from the coding sequence GTGAGCGTCGCCCTGGAGCGTGTGGCTGGTGGCGTGCTGGAGGAGCGCCGGGCCCGGGCGGGGGAGCGGCTGGCAACCTGCGAGCAGCTGTTCCACATCTACCGGCTGGCCGGACAGGAGGTGGTCTCGCTGCAAGGGGTCGACCTGGCGGTCGACCGGGGCGAGATGCTGGCCCTGCTCGGGCCGTCGGGGTCGGGGAAGTCCACCCTGCTCTCGATCCTCGGCGGCCTGGAACGGCCGTCGGCCGGCCGGGTGCTGGTCGAGAGCCAGGATCTCGCCAAGCTACCCGAGACCGCGCTGACCGCCTTCCGCCGCCGCCGGGTCGGCTTCGTCTGGCAGGTGCCTGCCCGCAACCTGTTGCCGCACGCGTCGGCCGCGGAGAACCTCGAGCTGCCCATGACCCTGGCCCGGCTTCCGGCCGCCCGGCGCCGGCGCCGGGCCCAGGTGCTGCTCGGCGCGGTCGACCTCGACGGCGTGGGCGGCAAGCAGGTCCGAGCCCTGTCCGGCGGCGAGCAGCAGCGCCTGGCCGTGGCCGTCGCCCTGGCCAACAACCCGCCCCTCCTGCTCGCCGACGAGCCGACGAGCCAGCTCGACCGCGCCAACGTCGCCCGGGTGGTGGAGATCCTCCACACGGCCAGGGAGGAGCTCGGCACCACCGTCGTGGTGGTCACCCACGACCCCGAGGTCGCGGACAGGATGGACCGGACCGTCACGATCCGCGACGGGCGGGTCGGCGCCGAGGGCCGGGCCGGGGTGGAGCACGCGGTGGTCGGGCCGACCGGCTCCCTCCACCTGCCCGCGCACGCGCTCGAGGTGCTCCCCCCCGGTGCCCGGGCCGTGGTCGAGGTCGAGGGCGACCGGGTCGTGCTCCGGCCGGTCGACGCCGGCCCGGCCGGCGGGGCAGGCGGGCAGGCCGCCCCGGGCCATGACGTGGACAAGGAGCGCCGGTGA
- a CDS encoding FtsX-like permease family protein codes for MISLRLALRGLAARVGLTVSLLAVTSFAVAVASAGAMYLRAAGESVLQDALRSAPPSASGVAVAQRVAGRREVRGLDRTVRAAMPALPALEPPVTGFDTTEPTALARPGADVPGEERPTAKLASRSGLCQHLVVLRGRCPGPTALDAPAEAAISDRAAAKLHMGVGDRLDAGLVLGANGVAREAKVVAVYRPTQEDPWWWGHDLFYNPAKDTEVRDAPLDAVLLDDSAMQAVVGGAADVTARWDFPLEARRVRLRDAPGLALAVGDFRGKLAEAYPQAALQTGLPSLVERAEEGRQALTVPVLLATVQLVALGLLILVVVAAMAAEARAGEVALAKVRGATTGQAFGLATLELALVAVAAVPGGLALGWLGTGLIARAQLVPGVPVVVTPLAVAAALAAGAVALAAAAAAGLGAVRRRVLDQWRQARSDRVGRRSLLVEVVLLAVAAAALANLRTGGARPAGTYDPLAVLAPALVVLAGALVAGRVLPFVASVLVRVTARSRRLAPFIGARQVARRGGAALRVVVALAAAFGLVAFAVTVRQDMSRNRHDRAMTETGAARRADVGFPAGSLGPEQVRAADPSGRTAMAAFRYTGSLASSGREATVLGVQADRYQGIGFWRGDFAAERLGRLLAPLRRTPIPPLELGPATGLEVDLGVDDLRAAGPVTLVADVRGADGSGGPVLLGRLQDGPIRPYRAGLDPAVLRSDGPYQLRRLYLDRGVGRFFSVSATFRFDSVRVQQAGVWRVVESFDDPARWNPVNDGDYTPADELGSDAGDEGRATTVKVEAPSFATGIGLVHASVPRAVPAVVTPGFLSAESARVGQVVRVGSPTEGDIALRVTGVAEVLPGTGGAEVAALVDLDGLLAQALRNPNAQVSANQVWTSGGRAADGVLDRLRARGVEVEAVTAAADRERALAREAPSLALLLLMVGAAAGAVLATGGVMLHLYLTGRRRGFELAVLDALGARRRDLWAPVAVEQGSLVGYGVLVGGAVGLAAALVALPAIPQFLDRPEVPPPIYTPDWLALGGALGLALVVVALGLAAVVAGLVRKARPELLREEEA; via the coding sequence GTGATCAGTCTCCGCCTCGCCCTCCGGGGGCTGGCGGCCCGGGTCGGGCTCACCGTGTCGCTGCTCGCGGTGACGTCGTTCGCCGTCGCGGTGGCCAGCGCCGGCGCCATGTACCTGCGGGCGGCGGGCGAGTCGGTGCTGCAGGACGCGCTCCGCTCCGCGCCGCCGTCCGCGTCGGGGGTCGCGGTTGCCCAGCGGGTCGCCGGCAGGCGGGAGGTGCGCGGGCTCGACCGCACCGTCCGGGCCGCGATGCCCGCCCTTCCGGCCCTGGAGCCGCCGGTGACCGGCTTCGACACGACCGAGCCGACCGCGCTCGCCCGGCCCGGCGCGGACGTGCCAGGCGAGGAGCGGCCAACGGCCAAGCTGGCCAGCCGGTCCGGGCTCTGCCAGCACCTGGTCGTGCTGCGGGGCCGCTGCCCGGGCCCGACGGCGCTGGACGCCCCGGCAGAGGCGGCCATCTCCGACCGGGCCGCGGCCAAGCTCCACATGGGCGTGGGGGACCGGCTCGACGCAGGCCTGGTCCTCGGGGCCAACGGCGTCGCCAGGGAGGCCAAGGTGGTCGCCGTGTACCGGCCCACCCAGGAGGATCCCTGGTGGTGGGGGCACGACCTGTTCTACAACCCGGCCAAGGACACCGAGGTACGGGACGCCCCCCTGGACGCGGTCCTGCTCGACGACAGCGCCATGCAGGCCGTGGTCGGCGGTGCCGCCGACGTGACGGCCAGGTGGGACTTCCCGCTGGAGGCGCGCCGGGTGCGGCTCCGCGACGCCCCGGGCCTGGCCCTGGCCGTGGGCGACTTCCGCGGCAAGCTCGCCGAGGCCTACCCGCAGGCGGCCCTCCAGACCGGCCTGCCCTCCCTGGTCGAGCGGGCCGAGGAGGGCCGGCAGGCCCTGACCGTGCCCGTGCTCCTGGCCACCGTCCAGCTCGTCGCGCTCGGGCTGCTGATCCTCGTCGTGGTCGCCGCCATGGCCGCCGAGGCGCGCGCCGGGGAGGTCGCCCTGGCCAAGGTCAGGGGCGCCACCACCGGGCAGGCGTTCGGCCTGGCCACCCTGGAGCTCGCCCTGGTCGCGGTCGCCGCCGTCCCGGGCGGCCTCGCCCTCGGCTGGCTCGGGACCGGCCTGATCGCCAGGGCCCAGCTCGTGCCCGGCGTGCCCGTGGTCGTCACCCCCCTGGCGGTCGCGGCCGCCCTGGCCGCGGGGGCCGTTGCCCTGGCCGCGGCGGCCGCGGCCGGCCTCGGGGCCGTGCGCCGGCGGGTACTGGACCAGTGGCGGCAGGCCCGCTCGGACCGGGTCGGGCGGCGCTCGCTCCTGGTCGAGGTCGTGCTCCTCGCGGTCGCGGCCGCTGCCCTGGCCAACCTGCGCACCGGCGGGGCCCGCCCGGCAGGCACCTACGACCCGCTCGCCGTGCTCGCCCCCGCGCTGGTGGTCCTGGCCGGGGCGCTGGTGGCCGGCCGGGTGCTGCCATTCGTGGCGTCGGTCCTGGTCCGCGTCACCGCCCGCTCCCGGCGGCTGGCCCCGTTCATCGGCGCCCGCCAGGTCGCGCGGCGGGGCGGAGCCGCCCTGCGGGTGGTGGTGGCCCTGGCCGCCGCCTTCGGCCTGGTCGCGTTCGCGGTCACCGTCCGCCAGGACATGTCCCGCAACCGGCACGACCGGGCCATGACCGAGACGGGGGCGGCCCGCCGCGCCGACGTCGGCTTCCCGGCCGGCAGCCTCGGACCGGAGCAGGTGCGGGCGGCCGACCCCTCGGGCCGGACCGCGATGGCCGCGTTCCGGTACACCGGCTCGCTTGCGTCCTCCGGCCGGGAGGCGACCGTGCTCGGGGTGCAGGCCGACCGCTACCAGGGGATCGGCTTCTGGCGGGGGGACTTCGCCGCCGAGCGGCTGGGCCGCCTGCTCGCGCCCTTGCGCCGGACGCCCATTCCCCCGCTCGAGCTCGGCCCGGCCACCGGCCTCGAGGTCGACCTCGGCGTGGACGACCTGCGCGCGGCCGGGCCGGTCACCCTGGTCGCCGACGTCCGCGGGGCCGACGGCAGCGGGGGCCCGGTGCTGCTCGGTCGGCTCCAGGACGGCCCCATCCGTCCTTACCGGGCCGGGCTCGACCCGGCCGTGCTCAGGAGCGACGGGCCCTACCAGCTCCGCCGCCTCTACCTCGACCGCGGCGTGGGCCGGTTCTTCTCGGTGAGCGCGACCTTCCGGTTCGACTCGGTCCGCGTGCAGCAGGCCGGGGTGTGGCGGGTGGTCGAGAGCTTCGACGACCCGGCGCGCTGGAACCCCGTGAACGACGGCGACTACACCCCAGCCGACGAGCTGGGCAGCGACGCCGGCGACGAGGGCAGGGCGACCACGGTCAAGGTGGAGGCGCCGTCGTTCGCGACCGGCATCGGGCTCGTCCACGCGTCGGTGCCGAGGGCGGTGCCTGCGGTGGTCACCCCCGGGTTCCTGAGCGCCGAGTCGGCCCGGGTCGGCCAGGTCGTGCGGGTGGGGTCGCCGACCGAGGGCGACATCGCGCTCCGGGTGACCGGCGTGGCCGAGGTGCTGCCGGGCACCGGCGGGGCCGAGGTCGCCGCCCTGGTCGACCTGGACGGGCTGCTCGCCCAGGCCCTGCGCAACCCCAACGCCCAGGTGTCCGCCAACCAGGTCTGGACCAGCGGTGGCCGGGCCGCCGACGGCGTGCTGGACCGGCTGCGGGCCAGGGGGGTCGAGGTGGAGGCGGTCACCGCCGCCGCCGACCGGGAGCGGGCGCTCGCCCGCGAGGCACCCTCCCTGGCGCTGCTGCTGCTGATGGTGGGCGCCGCGGCCGGGGCGGTGCTGGCCACCGGCGGGGTCATGCTCCACCTGTACCTCACCGGCCGGCGGCGCGGCTTCGAGCTGGCCGTGCTCGACGCGCTCGGTGCCCGCCGCCGCGACCTGTGGGCGCCGGTCGCGGTCGAGCAAGGGTCGCTCGTCGGCTACGGCGTGCTGGTCGGCGGGGCCGTCGGCCTGGCAGCGGCACTGGTCGCGCTGCCGGCCATCCCGCAGTTCCTCGACCGCCCTGAGGTGCCACCGCCGATCTACACCCCGGACTGGCTCGCGCTCGGGGGCGCCCTGGGTCTCGCGCTCGTGGTCGTCGCCCTCGGCCTCGCCGCGGTCGTGGCCGGCCTGGTCCGCAAGGCCCGCCCCGAGCTGCTCCGGGAGGAGGAAGCGTGA